In Melanotaenia boesemani isolate fMelBoe1 chromosome 7, fMelBoe1.pri, whole genome shotgun sequence, a single window of DNA contains:
- the LOC121642832 gene encoding Kv channel-interacting protein 1 isoform X3 gives MGLVMGTFSMQSKQVTYHKDKADDDLEMTMVCHRPEGLDQLEAQTNFSKRELQVLYRGFKNECPSGVVNEDTFKQIYSQFFPHGDASTYAHYLFNAFDTGNTGSIKFEDFVTALSILLRGSVTEKLQWTFNLYDINGDGYINKEEMTDIVRAIYDMMGKYTYPVLKTDAPKQHVDAFFQKMDKNRDGVVTLDEFILSCQEDENIMRSLQLFENVI, from the exons ACAAAGCTGATGATGATTTGGAGATGACCATGGTGTGCCATCGGCCAGAAGGCCTTGACCAGCTAGAAGCTCAAACCAACTTCAGTAAAAGAGAGCTCCAGGTGCTCTACAGAGGCTTCAAGAAT GAGTGTCCTAGTGGTGTTGTAAATGAGGATACCTTCAAGCAAATATACTCGCAGTTCTTTCCACATGGAG ATGCCAGCACCTACGCACACTACCTGTTCAATGCATTTGACACAGGAAACACAGGATCCATAAAGTTTGAG GACTTTGTGACAGCTCTGTCCATCCTGCTGAGGGGCTCCGTCACAGAGAAGCTCCAGTGGACCTTTAACCTCTATGACATCAATGGAGACGGATACATCAACAAAGAG GAGATGACTGACATTGTCAGAGCAATATATGACATGATGGGGAAATACACTTACCCTGTCTTGAAAACGGATGCACCCAAACAGCACGTGGATGCCTTTTTCCAG aaaatggacaaaaatagaGATGGTGTGGTCACTCTTGATGAATTCATCCTTTCTTGTCAAGAG GACGAAAACATCATGAGGTCTCTACAGCTCTTTGAAAATGTCATCTAG
- the LOC121642832 gene encoding Kv channel-interacting protein 1 isoform X2, with product MGAVVGTLTMQTKQRRPSRDKADDDLEMTMVCHRPEGLDQLEAQTNFSKRELQVLYRGFKNECPSGVVNEDTFKQIYSQFFPHGDASTYAHYLFNAFDTGNTGSIKFEDFVTALSILLRGSVTEKLQWTFNLYDINGDGYINKEEMTDIVRAIYDMMGKYTYPVLKTDAPKQHVDAFFQKMDKNRDGVVTLDEFILSCQEDENIMRSLQLFENVI from the exons ACAAAGCTGATGATGATTTGGAGATGACCATGGTGTGCCATCGGCCAGAAGGCCTTGACCAGCTAGAAGCTCAAACCAACTTCAGTAAAAGAGAGCTCCAGGTGCTCTACAGAGGCTTCAAGAAT GAGTGTCCTAGTGGTGTTGTAAATGAGGATACCTTCAAGCAAATATACTCGCAGTTCTTTCCACATGGAG ATGCCAGCACCTACGCACACTACCTGTTCAATGCATTTGACACAGGAAACACAGGATCCATAAAGTTTGAG GACTTTGTGACAGCTCTGTCCATCCTGCTGAGGGGCTCCGTCACAGAGAAGCTCCAGTGGACCTTTAACCTCTATGACATCAATGGAGACGGATACATCAACAAAGAG GAGATGACTGACATTGTCAGAGCAATATATGACATGATGGGGAAATACACTTACCCTGTCTTGAAAACGGATGCACCCAAACAGCACGTGGATGCCTTTTTCCAG aaaatggacaaaaatagaGATGGTGTGGTCACTCTTGATGAATTCATCCTTTCTTGTCAAGAG GACGAAAACATCATGAGGTCTCTACAGCTCTTTGAAAATGTCATCTAG
- the LOC121642831 gene encoding T-cell leukemia homeobox protein 3-like isoform X2, translated as MEQAPSAPSPPPKPTHHEPISFGIDQILGAGSEPENGRTPGRQSGSDLSGGDAYYSLGSPTGTNAPSYTALSISLSGIMPPVEASGSYGESRGMGSRGVIRVPAHRPVTAPGPPTPVQSAVPGFGGLCFPWIGNRFAKDRISAALVPFAVTRRIGHPYQNRTPPKRKKPRTSFSRVQICELEKRFHRQKYLASAERAALAKSLKMTDAQVKTWFQNRRTKWRRQTAEEREAERQQANRLILQLQQSALQKSLGESAASDPLCAHNSSLYALQNLQPWAEERE; from the exons ATGGAGCAAGCACCCAGCGCGCCGAGCCCTCCTCCAAAACCGACCCACCACGAGCCCATCAGCTTCGGCATCGACCAGATTCTGGGTGCTGGTTCAGAGCCAGAGAACGGGCGTACGCCTGGAAGACAAAGTGGATCAGATTTAAGCGGCGGGGACGCATATTACAGCTTAGGAAGCCCGACTGGGACCAACGCGCCCTCGTACACCGCGCTGTCTATCTCGCTCTCCGGTATAATGCCTCCGGTGGAGGCTTCAGGTTCGTACGGAGAGAGCAGAGGTATGGGAAGCCGGGGAGTGATACGAGTCCCGGCTCATAGACCTGTGACAGCCCCGGGACCCCCGACCCCCGTCCAGAGCGCTGTTCCTGGGTTTGGAGGGCTGTGCTTCCCCTGGATAGGAAACAGGTTCGCCAAGGACAGAATATCAG CTGCTTTGGTGCCGTTTGCCGTAACGCGGCGGATAGGACACCCGTACCAGAACCGGACTCCTCCCAAAAGGAAAAAGCCCCGGACCTCCTTTTCCAGAGTTCAGATCTGCGAGCTGGAGAAACGCTTCCACCGTCAGAAGTACCTGGCCAGCGCTGAGCGGGCAGCCCTGGCGAAGAGCCTAAAGATGACAGACGCACAGGTCAAAACCTGGTTTCAGAACCGCAGGACCAAATGGAG GAGACAGACAGCCGAGGAGAGGGAGGCGGAGCGTCAGCAGGCCAATCGCCTcatcctgcagctgcagcagtctGCCCTCCAGAAGTCTCTCGGCGAATCAGCGGCGTCGGATCCTCTGTGCGCCCATAACTCCTCCCTGTACGCGCTGCAGAACCTCCAACCGTGGGCCGAGGAAAGGGAATAA
- the LOC121642831 gene encoding T-cell leukemia homeobox protein 3-like isoform X1, which translates to MEQAPSAPSPPPKPTHHEPISFGIDQILGAGSEPENGRTPGRQSGSDLSGGDAYYSLGSPTGTNAPSYTALSISLSGIMPPVEASGSYGESRGMGSRGVIRVPAHRPVTAPGPPTPVQSAVPGFGGLCFPWIGNRFAKDRISAAALVPFAVTRRIGHPYQNRTPPKRKKPRTSFSRVQICELEKRFHRQKYLASAERAALAKSLKMTDAQVKTWFQNRRTKWRRQTAEEREAERQQANRLILQLQQSALQKSLGESAASDPLCAHNSSLYALQNLQPWAEERE; encoded by the exons ATGGAGCAAGCACCCAGCGCGCCGAGCCCTCCTCCAAAACCGACCCACCACGAGCCCATCAGCTTCGGCATCGACCAGATTCTGGGTGCTGGTTCAGAGCCAGAGAACGGGCGTACGCCTGGAAGACAAAGTGGATCAGATTTAAGCGGCGGGGACGCATATTACAGCTTAGGAAGCCCGACTGGGACCAACGCGCCCTCGTACACCGCGCTGTCTATCTCGCTCTCCGGTATAATGCCTCCGGTGGAGGCTTCAGGTTCGTACGGAGAGAGCAGAGGTATGGGAAGCCGGGGAGTGATACGAGTCCCGGCTCATAGACCTGTGACAGCCCCGGGACCCCCGACCCCCGTCCAGAGCGCTGTTCCTGGGTTTGGAGGGCTGTGCTTCCCCTGGATAGGAAACAGGTTCGCCAAGGACAGAATATCAG CAGCTGCTTTGGTGCCGTTTGCCGTAACGCGGCGGATAGGACACCCGTACCAGAACCGGACTCCTCCCAAAAGGAAAAAGCCCCGGACCTCCTTTTCCAGAGTTCAGATCTGCGAGCTGGAGAAACGCTTCCACCGTCAGAAGTACCTGGCCAGCGCTGAGCGGGCAGCCCTGGCGAAGAGCCTAAAGATGACAGACGCACAGGTCAAAACCTGGTTTCAGAACCGCAGGACCAAATGGAG GAGACAGACAGCCGAGGAGAGGGAGGCGGAGCGTCAGCAGGCCAATCGCCTcatcctgcagctgcagcagtctGCCCTCCAGAAGTCTCTCGGCGAATCAGCGGCGTCGGATCCTCTGTGCGCCCATAACTCCTCCCTGTACGCGCTGCAGAACCTCCAACCGTGGGCCGAGGAAAGGGAATAA
- the hrh2a gene encoding histamine receptor H2a, with protein sequence MLSKMMLAVILSLLILLTVGGNVLVCLAVCASRSLRCLTNCFIVSLAVTDLLLGLLVLPFSALLQLNGEWPFGPVFCNFYISMDVMLCTASILTLLAISVDRYLAVTMPLRYTSLVLPWKAAVTMASVWTVSVAVSFLPIQMGWNTVNGTVQNHGPWASERRCRFELNRPYVLTDSLLTFFLPLVAMCWIYLQILRIARAQAKRIVSTRPTCIISYNCSNSPSTSTTLVSNVTAVALREHKATVTLAAVIGAFVVCWLPYFILFTVLGIKEHPDPGLVPEFSIVLWLGYANSALNPILYGALNRDFRSAYARLLRCWFPAWWRSRQPSSNVTNTKEQLTEVTLQCDHTPATCRVTIENQNIMLEEINSRTAASTIHFANDTAAARASRNER encoded by the exons ATGTTATCAAAAATGATGCTGGCTGTCATCCTgtccctcctcatccttctGACTGTGGGTGGTAATGTGCTGGTGTGTCTTGCTGTCTGCGCCTCTCGAAGCCTTCGCTGTCTCACAAACTGTTTTATCGTGTCGCTGGCTGTGACAGACCTGCTGCTTGGCCTCTTGGTTCTGCCATTTTctgccctcctccagctcaATGGAGAGTGGCCGTTTGGACCCGTATTCTGCAACTTCTACATCTCCATGGACGTCATGCTGTGTACCGCCTCCATCCTCACACTGCTGGCCATCAGTGTGGACCGCTACCTGGCTGTCACCATGCCTCTGAGATACACCTCACTCGTCCTGCCATGGAAAGCTGCTGTAACCATGGCAAGCGTTTGGACTGTGTCTGTGGCTGTGTCTTTCTTGCCCATACAAATGGGTTGGAACACTGTGAACGGGACAGTGCAGAACCATGGGCCTTGGGCTTCAGAGAGGAGATGTCGTTTCGAACTGAACAGACCTTATGTACTCACTGACTCTCTTCTCACATTCTTCCTGCCTCTGGTGGCTATGTGCTGGATCTACCTCCAAATCCTTCGAATTGCACGGGCACAGGCTAAGCGCATTGTCAGCACCCGACCCACCTGCATCATCAGTTACAACTGCAGCAATAGTCCTTCCACCAGCACCACTCTGGTCTCTAATGTTACAGCTGTGGCACTGCGAGAACACAAAGCCACAGTGACACTGGCAGCAGTAATCGGGGCTTTTGTGGTGTGCTGGTTaccttattttatcttattcacAGTATTGGGCATAAAGGAGCATCCAGACCCTGGGTTAGTACCAgaattttctattgttttgtggCTGGGCTATGCCAACTCAGCACTCAACCCTATCCTCTATGGAGCCCTCAACAGGGACTTCAGGTCAGCCTACGCTCGTCTACTGAGATGCTGGTTTCCTGCTTGGTGGAGGAGCCGACAGCCATCTTCAAATGTAACTAACA CCAAAGAGCAGCTGACAGAGGTGACACTGCAGTGTGACCACACCCCTGCAACTTGCAGGGTGACTATAGAAAACCAAAACATCATGCTTGAAGAAATTAACAGCAGGACTGCCGCATCAACTATTCACTTTGCAAATGACACTGCTGCCGCACGTGCCAGCCGCAATGAACGGTAA